The Herbiconiux sp. SALV-R1 nucleotide sequence CGCTTTCGAGACCCGGGCCGCCTGGTCATAGCGGTCGCTGCCCTGAATGCGGCTGATCGTGGGCGCGGCCGTCACCGAGACCGAGCATTCCGCGGAGCGAGGCGCGGAGTCGGTGAGCGTCACCTTCACGGTGAAGCTGTACTCGCCTTCGCTCGAGGGAACGCCGGAGAAGGCGAACGAACCGGGCCCGTTCGGCGCGAGCACGACACCGGGCGGCAACGCTCCGGCGGCGATCGATGCGCTAGCGTGCGGGTCGGACTCCGACAGGGCGGGCGTCGGATCGAGGGCCACGCCGCGCAGAGCCTGCTGCTGGGGGCAGAGTGGCTCCGCGCCGGCCGCGTGCGCGGCGACGGGCAGGAACATCGGGAGCGCCAGAACTGCCGCGATGCCGAGGGCGACGGCGGCGCCCCGATGCGCCCGGCGGGGAGGGTTGGAGTGAGCCACGGAGTGTTCTCTTTCTGTCGAGGAATCGCGGGCGATGTGACCGCGGGCCCTACTGTGCGCTCGTCCACCAGCACCTCCTCGTGAGTAATCGCATCCTGTGGACAGTTTTCTGCCTGTGCAGGAGTCACCTCCCGCAGACGCGAAAGCGCGCCGACCCGACGGGCCGACGCGCTTCGCGAGGAAGAATGGCTCAGCAGGGCTTCAGCGCCGCCACCTCCGCGCTCACGGTGTTGACTCCACCGAGGATGACGATCTCCTTCGCTCCGATGCGCGCGATGTCGTCGAGCACGCTCGTCGGCACGCAGCCCTTCTGCACGAGGTAGATCGGGTTACCGGTGTGACCGGCGGCCGGCCCGGCACTCAGCGCGTCGGGGTACAGCTCTCCGCTCGCCAGGAACGCCACGCGCGCCTCCGTGAACACGCCGTTCACCGCGACAGCGCCCTCGTAGCGGTTCGCACCGCTCACCCGGGTGCCGTTGTAGGTCGGGGAGAGCGAGCTCTCGACCCCGGTGCTCACTGAGTTCGGACCGCCGGCGATCGTCACCTGCGCCACCCCGGCGCCGTCGAGCGCCGCCCTGTCGTCTTGCGAGAGCGCTGTCCGCGAGCCGTCGACCAGCAGCACCGCCGCGTTCTGCGTGACAGCGGCCGGAGAGGCTGCCAGCGCGTCGGGGAAGTTGCGACCGTCAGCGAGGTACGCCAGCGGGCTCGACGGGCGGCCGAAAGTACCATCGCCGATCAGGAGGCGCGAGCTGTCGTAGCGATCCACCCCGCTGATGCGCGTGACAGTGGGATGGAACGTCGAGCCTTCGACGGCGGTGAGCACCGCATCCGCGATCGTGAGCGGACCGCCCACCACGACGACGTTCTTCGGCTTCAGTCGGCCCAGCTCCGTCGCGGTGCTGGCCGGGAGCGTCCCGGACTGCGTGAGGAGCAGCGGCGCACCGTGGATACCGGCGACCGAGCTCGCGCTCAGCGCATCGGCGAACTTCTCACCGCTGGCCAGGTAGACGGTCTCGGCCTCGGAGAAGATCGACGCGGAGACCCGCGCCGCCTGGTCGTAGCGATCGGTTCCGGCGATGCGCACCGGCTCGGGCAACGCGCCAACCACCATGGTGCAGTCGATGGTGAGCGGTGCCGAGTCGACGTAGGCACCCTTCACGGTGAAGGAGTAGGTGCCCGCCGTCGTCG carries:
- a CDS encoding cell wall-binding repeat-containing protein, translating into MFPVTRTATGAAGAAGAVIVLALLAGAAPASAEPLITTLPVCPQARANVGIDLVSSPAFSQPDRFADASISAGALPPGVVLTGDSVAGEPWTFSGTPTTAGTYSFTVKGAYVDSAPLTIDCTMVVGALPEPVRIAGTDRYDQAARVSASIFSEAETVYLASGEKFADALSASSVAGIHGAPLLLTQSGTLPASTATELGRLKPKNVVVVGGPLTIADAVLTAVEGSTFHPTVTRISGVDRYDSSRLLIGDGTFGRPSSPLAYLADGRNFPDALAASPAAVTQNAAVLLVDGSRTALSQDDRAALDGAGVAQVTIAGGPNSVSTGVESSLSPTYNGTRVSGANRYEGAVAVNGVFTEARVAFLASGELYPDALSAGPAAGHTGNPIYLVQKGCVPTSVLDDIARIGAKEIVILGGVNTVSAEVAALKPC